A region of Paenibacillus thiaminolyticus DNA encodes the following proteins:
- a CDS encoding ABC transporter substrate-binding protein has protein sequence MKKLATTLAMILALGTLLAACSGSNNAEGGKDKPTELVISTWGFAEDAMKKNLYEPFEKQYNVKIVTEIGNNTDRLNKIRQGSSKVDLVYLSDYYALQGIEEGLFEKIDRNNIPNIDNLYDIAKAPLGQDYGPAHTVAQLGLVYNADEVKEQVESWEDLWKPAFQNKLALPNITITTGPMLIDMAAKHGGSMDMATDAAFKALKEINPGVVKYYSKSADLVNMFAQGEVVIAPMQDTFYGSVSEAVPSAKFVTPKEGAYALLNTVNVVKGSKNKELAEKFINWHLSQEVQQANALDRVDSPTNKLVTLTEEQATGMTYGADVVENLKTLDLRKVNQEMADWIDRWNREIE, from the coding sequence ATGAAAAAACTCGCAACGACTCTCGCTATGATACTTGCCCTGGGCACGCTGCTCGCAGCCTGCTCCGGCAGCAACAATGCCGAAGGAGGCAAGGACAAGCCGACGGAATTGGTCATCTCGACATGGGGATTTGCCGAAGATGCAATGAAGAAGAACCTGTATGAGCCGTTCGAGAAGCAATACAATGTCAAGATCGTCACCGAGATTGGCAACAACACCGACCGCCTCAACAAGATTCGCCAGGGCAGCTCGAAGGTTGACCTGGTCTACTTGTCCGACTATTACGCGCTGCAGGGCATCGAGGAAGGGCTGTTCGAGAAAATCGACCGCAATAACATCCCGAATATCGACAACCTGTACGATATCGCCAAGGCCCCGCTTGGCCAAGACTATGGCCCGGCGCATACAGTCGCGCAGCTCGGCCTCGTCTACAACGCGGATGAGGTGAAGGAGCAGGTGGAATCCTGGGAGGATCTGTGGAAGCCGGCCTTCCAGAACAAGCTCGCGCTGCCGAACATTACGATTACGACCGGCCCGATGCTGATCGACATGGCGGCCAAGCATGGAGGCAGCATGGATATGGCCACCGACGCGGCCTTCAAGGCGCTGAAAGAGATCAATCCGGGCGTCGTCAAATATTACTCCAAGTCGGCCGATCTCGTGAACATGTTCGCGCAGGGTGAGGTTGTCATCGCGCCGATGCAGGACACGTTCTATGGCAGTGTGTCGGAGGCGGTGCCGTCGGCCAAGTTCGTAACGCCGAAGGAAGGCGCGTATGCGCTGCTGAACACGGTCAACGTCGTCAAAGGATCGAAGAACAAGGAATTGGCTGAGAAATTCATCAACTGGCATCTGAGCCAGGAGGTGCAGCAAGCCAATGCGCTCGATCGGGTCGATTCTCCGACCAACAAGCTCGTCACCTTGACGGAAGAGCAAGCCACAGGCATGACCTACGGTGCAGACGTCGTCGAGAACCTGAAGACATTGGATTTGCGCAAGGTGAATCAAGAGATGGCAGACTGGATCGACCGCTGGAACCGGGAGATCGAGTAG
- a CDS encoding ABC transporter permease, translated as MKKRFLWLLLLPGLLFLTVFMIIPIFLTIGSTFFNEGQFTIQGYVKLLGDPYILKILLTTLEVSLVTTAVCILIGFPTAYYISKKKARVKGILLALALFPMLTSAIVRSFSWMVILGKNGIVNNLLTGIGLVDEPLKILYTPTAMMIGLIHLFLPLMIISLVGVMENIDGDLLRASESLGASRLKGFMSIIVPLCVPGLIVGSILVFVGSLTAYTTPQLLGGKQRVIATFLYQNAMTLNDWTMASIIATVMIVVTFIIIGLMNQLARKLNPKG; from the coding sequence ATGAAAAAACGATTTTTGTGGCTGCTGCTGCTGCCGGGACTTCTGTTCCTTACCGTTTTTATGATTATCCCGATCTTTTTGACGATCGGGTCCACCTTTTTCAATGAAGGGCAGTTCACGATTCAAGGCTATGTCAAGCTGCTCGGTGATCCGTATATTTTGAAAATTTTGCTGACGACCCTGGAAGTCAGCCTTGTAACGACTGCCGTCTGCATCCTTATCGGCTTCCCGACGGCCTATTACATTTCCAAAAAGAAGGCCCGGGTCAAAGGCATTCTGCTGGCCCTGGCGCTGTTCCCGATGCTGACGAGCGCGATTGTCCGTTCGTTCAGCTGGATGGTCATTCTCGGCAAAAACGGGATTGTCAACAACCTGCTTACCGGCATCGGCCTTGTTGACGAGCCCTTGAAAATATTGTACACCCCGACGGCCATGATGATTGGCCTAATCCATCTATTCCTGCCGCTCATGATCATCTCGCTCGTCGGGGTGATGGAGAACATCGACGGCGATCTGCTGCGCGCCTCCGAGAGTCTGGGCGCCTCGCGCCTCAAAGGCTTCATGAGCATCATCGTGCCGCTGTGCGTGCCCGGGCTCATCGTCGGCAGCATCCTCGTCTTCGTCGGCAGCCTGACGGCCTACACGACGCCGCAGCTGCTCGGCGGGAAGCAGCGCGTTATCGCCACGTTCCTGTATCAGAACGCGATGACGCTCAATGATTGGACGATGGCATCCATTATCGCCACAGTGATGATTGTCGTCACGTTCATCATCATCGGATTGATGAACCAGCTGGCGCGCAAATTGAATCCGAAGGGGTAA
- a CDS encoding ABC transporter permease — protein sequence MKDTHRGLALFTALVFLFLLGPLFIIMATSFGDSSVLKFPPEGFSLRWYRNIFDVEMFMTTFKVTIVVALAGNLIALLIGVPAAYALSRFHFRGKGLLNSIFISPILIPGVVLGFTMLKYLVVQFQLPIYTSLLIGHIVLMLPFIIRVIASSLSNFDYAVEEASMSLGASRFKTFFTVVLPNIRSGLIAGVLLAFLESFNNVDISVFMTGPGVSTLPIQMLTYVENYFDPTIAAISVLLMVVTALLMFLIERLMGLSYFTKNN from the coding sequence ATGAAGGACACACATCGCGGACTCGCCCTGTTTACGGCTCTCGTCTTTCTCTTTTTGCTGGGGCCGCTGTTTATCATAATGGCTACGTCGTTCGGAGACAGCTCCGTGCTCAAATTTCCGCCGGAAGGCTTCTCCCTCCGCTGGTACCGCAATATTTTCGACGTCGAGATGTTCATGACGACATTCAAGGTGACGATTGTCGTCGCGCTGGCGGGGAACCTGATCGCGCTTCTTATCGGCGTCCCCGCCGCTTATGCCCTCAGCCGCTTCCATTTCCGGGGCAAAGGGCTGCTCAATTCGATTTTCATCTCGCCCATCCTGATACCGGGTGTCGTGCTCGGCTTCACGATGCTGAAATACTTGGTCGTTCAGTTCCAGCTGCCGATTTACACCAGCCTGTTAATCGGCCATATCGTACTGATGCTGCCGTTCATCATTCGCGTCATCGCATCGAGCTTGTCGAACTTCGACTATGCGGTCGAGGAAGCGTCCATGAGTCTGGGCGCCAGCCGCTTCAAGACCTTCTTCACGGTCGTGCTGCCGAATATCCGCTCGGGACTGATTGCGGGCGTGCTGCTCGCCTTCCTCGAATCGTTCAACAACGTCGACATCTCGGTGTTCATGACCGGACCGGGGGTCAGCACGCTGCCGATTCAGATGCTGACCTATGTCGAGAACTATTTCGACCCGACCATTGCCGCCATCTCGGTGCTGCTGATGGTCGTGACGGCCCTGCTGATGTTCTTGATCGAGCGCCTGATGGGACTCTCCTACTTCACGAAAAATAACTAG